In the genome of Raphanus sativus cultivar WK10039 chromosome 4, ASM80110v3, whole genome shotgun sequence, one region contains:
- the LOC130511514 gene encoding uncharacterized protein LOC130511514 — translation MSRLHHSDYPALDLNGDNYLDWAMNTSADLKSKGLGKCIKYGNDTLAYERRRAVLIMRKHLVKDLYDECSYINDPYDLWSRLNTMFFEPLLDESMKEWKALRFQDYESVDDYHFDLMRITYSLKLCGEVITNYDLLSKTRDTIHSKEVLLSQKAKGFTTYYDLLSYLSALEEKKQKRKVNLDKLDYVMERSAEYQCEMIYGDAEEAKKRKFGWTHIDDEIGLFIE, via the coding sequence atgtcgagactccatcactcggattacccagcccttgatctcaatggagacaattaccttgattgggcgatgaacacttcagccgatttaaagtctaaaggacttgggaagtgtatcaaatacggcaatgatacccttgcatatgaaaggcgtagagctgttttgataatgagaaagcatctcgtgaaggatctgtatgatgagtgcagttacatcaacgatccttacgatctctggtcgagattgaacaccatgttctttgagccattactagatgagtccatgaaagaatggaaggctctgaggttccaggattatgaatccgtggatgactatcactttgatcttatgagaatcacctatagtcttaaactatgtggtgaagtgataacaaactatgacttgttaagcaagactcgtgacacgatccattcaaaggaagtgttgttatcacagaaggctaaaggtttcacaacctattacgaccttctctcatacctttcagctcttgaggaaaagaagcagaaaaggaaagtcaacctcgacaaactcgactatgttatggagagaagtgccgagtatcaatgtgagatgatatacggtgatgctgaagaagctaagaaaagaaaattcgggtggactcatatagatgatgagattggtttattcattgaatag